In Natranaerobius thermophilus JW/NM-WN-LF, the genomic stretch GCGGCAAATGTGCCGATCTCAGCTCCGAGGAACGAGCAGAATTAGAAAATGAAGGGCGTAAGTCAGTGATTAGATTTAAAGTTCCAGAAAATCAGACTATTCGTGTAAACGATCTGGTAAAAGGTGAAGTAGACTTTGAAAGTGATGGGATCGGAGATTTTATATTAATAAAAAGTGATGACATGGCTTCATATAATTTTGCATGTGTAGTTGATGATTACTTAATGAACATTACCCATGTTTTAAGGGGAGAAGATCACCTTTCCAATACTCCCAAACAAGTAATGATTTATGAGGCTCTGGGCTTTGAGACTCCTGAATTTGGACATTTATCTTTGATTTTAGGTCCTGATAAAGCAAAACTAAGTAAACGTCATGGTGACACCTTTATAGGGGAATATCGAGAAAAAGGTTATCTACCTGAAGCAATGGTAAACTTTTTAGCTTTATTAGGTTGGTCTCCGCCTGGAGAAGATGAACTTTTTACCCAAGATGAACTAATTAGATTATTTGATATAGGTAGAGTTTCGAAAAGTGCCGCAGTCTTTGATGTGGATAAATTAAATTGGATGAACTCACACTATATTAAAGAGGCGGATACAGAAAGATTGCTTAACCTTTCTAAAGAATATTTAATTAATTCCGACCTAGTGTCGCAAGAACAGTTAGAGCACGATTGGGAATGGTTCGTTTCTGCTGTGGATTTAGTCAAGGAAAAAATTGATATGCTATCGGAATTACCTCCACAGTTAAAAATCTTTTATGGAGACGATGTAGACCTTAAAGGTGAGGAAGTAGAATTTTTAGAGAAGGACCACGTTCCTGAATTACTTTCAGAAGTTATTAATCAATTTAATGATTTAGACTCCTTTGAGGATCCTAAAGCTATCAAGAAAGCAGTTAATAAAGCCGGTAAGCAGGTTGGTGTCAAAGGTAAGCAGCTTTTTATGCCTGTAAGAATTGCAGTGAGTGGACAAATGCACGGCCCTGAGCTTGATCAGCTAATTTCTTTATTGGGCCGAGAACGAGCGATTAATAGAGTGAATAGCACTCTTTCACAAATTCAAAGTTAAAATATTGACAAGAGGTATGTAATAGTTTATATTCATAAATAATAATTATTATTGACATAAAAACGAACTGAATCTAAGATAATTTTATGCGGAGGAATCAGTAGCTGGTCCTACAGAGAGATATCCCATGGGCTGAAAGGATATTGTTTCCAGCGAATTGCCCCTCCAAATGCTTTTTTGAAAGTGGGTTTTGCCATTAGTATGAAAAGCCGGTTAGAGACCGTTATCATGCCAAAGTTGACGCATTATGCGTAAACAGAGTGGAACCGCGGTAAAACCGTCTCTGTATAGTTTATCAGAGGCGGTTTTTTTGATAATCAAAAGTTTATAAAAAACTGTTACTTATAGCTTTTGGAATCACTTTGCGAAAAGATTCTCTATGTAAAGGATAAAACTCTGTAAAATTTTGGAAACACAGGATACAGTAATCCAAATTTGAAATTTTGCTCTTTTAAAACTAAATTAAGCAGCGTGTTTTTCTCTAGCTTTTATGAACTTGCTTTCGTTGTAGGGCTCTTTGTTTACCCACATAGCAAAGAGTATCCTAACCCAAATATTAGCTAGAGTCCTTACAGCTTCATGATGCTGTTTACCTTCTTTGCGCTTTTTGTAGTAATAGTCTTTGGCCCAGGGGATCCACCTTGTAGTTTGTAGAGCGAACTGATGTAAAGCGTTTCGAAAAGGCTTAATACAAGAGTGTCGCCTTTTTACAATACGCATTTTGCCACTTTGATGGAGTACTGGTGAAGTTCCCGCAAGGGCCTGTACCACCGAGGCGTCAGCATAACGGCTGCGATCGTCTCCCCACTCTGCCAGCAGCCTCGGTGCAATTCGCTTACCGGCACCTGGTATGCTGTCGAAAATTTTACTGTCAGAGTGGGACTTAAAAAGTTTCTCGATTTCCTTGTCGTACTCATCAATATGTTCTAATAAAGGCTCTAGCTGATCTAGGATAGTAAATAAAAACTTAGACTTGGCAGAACAAATGGCTCTGTTTCCTTCTAAATTAGGTTTTTGAAGCTTTGTGAAGATCTCATTAGCTTTAGACGTAGGGTTAGGATGTTTTTGCTTTTTTAAAAACTTAAAGATCTCATCTCTACTAGCTTTTCGAGCCTGTTTTGGAGTAGGATATTTCCTTAAAAAAGCTAGAGAAACAGGTAGAGTTATTTTAGAAAACAATTCAAGAGCAACAGGGTAATATTCTTTCAGGGTTGAAATCAGTCTATTTGTTAACCTAGCACTTTCTTGTATAAGAGCTTCTTGATCTCTGGTGAGTACTTTAAGTTCTTGGATGTGTTCAGAATCAGGCTCTAGCTTATGTAAGTCATGGAGCTCTGATCTACCCATATTAGCTAGTATTTTAGCATCAATAAAGTCAGTTTTAGCCCCAGAAGCTTTTCTTCTAGCATCAACTAGTTTGGGGTTAACAGAATAAACAG encodes the following:
- the gltX gene encoding glutamate--tRNA ligase; its protein translation is MTNKARLRFAPSPTGQIHIGNIRTALFNWLYSRHIDGEFILRVEDTDMNRSVEEYEQIIFRALSWLGLDWDEGPQKGGDFGPYRQSERKDIYHKYANKLLEAGKAYYCYCTEEELEEMREAQRARGEMPRYSGKCADLSSEERAELENEGRKSVIRFKVPENQTIRVNDLVKGEVDFESDGIGDFILIKSDDMASYNFACVVDDYLMNITHVLRGEDHLSNTPKQVMIYEALGFETPEFGHLSLILGPDKAKLSKRHGDTFIGEYREKGYLPEAMVNFLALLGWSPPGEDELFTQDELIRLFDIGRVSKSAAVFDVDKLNWMNSHYIKEADTERLLNLSKEYLINSDLVSQEQLEHDWEWFVSAVDLVKEKIDMLSELPPQLKIFYGDDVDLKGEEVEFLEKDHVPELLSEVINQFNDLDSFEDPKAIKKAVNKAGKQVGVKGKQLFMPVRIAVSGQMHGPELDQLISLLGRERAINRVNSTLSQIQS
- a CDS encoding IS110 family transposase, which produces MYFVGIDWADTKHDILVMSGDGRELDNFTIQHSKDGFETLKNKLLKHDDDPENFYCLIETKHGLLTQYLLENNFTVYSVNPKLVDARRKASGAKTDFIDAKILANMGRSELHDLHKLEPDSEHIQELKVLTRDQEALIQESARLTNRLISTLKEYYPVALELFSKITLPVSLAFLRKYPTPKQARKASRDEIFKFLKKQKHPNPTSKANEIFTKLQKPNLEGNRAICSAKSKFLFTILDQLEPLLEHIDEYDKEIEKLFKSHSDSKIFDSIPGAGKRIAPRLLAEWGDDRSRYADASVVQALAGTSPVLHQSGKMRIVKRRHSCIKPFRNALHQFALQTTRWIPWAKDYYYKKRKEGKQHHEAVRTLANIWVRILFAMWVNKEPYNESKFIKAREKHAA